One Panicum virgatum strain AP13 chromosome 9K, P.virgatum_v5, whole genome shotgun sequence genomic region harbors:
- the LOC120651743 gene encoding pEARLI1-like lipid transfer protein 1 has translation MAVAARRNGRGATAPAAILALSQLLLLLLATHSAACGGYSPCPKPPPTPAPCPPTPRAPTPSGGAGGSRCPVNALKLGACASVLGGLLSLELGQEQQQQGSSSPSGSTSTTQPCCHLLGGLADLDAAVCLCTALRANVLGVVQLSLPVELSVLVNSCGKKLPQGFQCST, from the coding sequence atggcggtggcggcacgcAGAAACGGCCGTGGCGCGACGGCACCGGCCGCCATTCTGGCGCtgagccagctcctcctcctcctcctcgccacccACTCGGCCGCGTGCGGCGGGTACTCGCCGTGCCCCAAGCCACCGCCCACGCCGGCGCCGTGCCCGCCGACCCCGAGGGCGCCCAcgcccagcggcggcgcgggcggcagcAGGTGCCCGGTGAACGCGCTGAAGCtgggcgcgtgcgcgagcgTGCTGGGCGGGCTGCTGAGCCTGGAGCTGggccaggagcagcagcagcagggctcgtcgtcgccgtccggTTCCACTTCCACCACGCAGCCGTGCTGCCACCTCCTGGGCGGGCTGGCCGACCTGGACGCGGCCGTGTGCCTGTGCACGGCGCTGCGCGCCAACGTACTGGGCGTCGTCCAGCTCAGCCTCCCCGTCGAGCTCAGCGTCCTCGTCAACTCCTGCGGCAAGAAGCTCCCGCAGGGCTTCCAGTGCTCGACCTGA